One Microbacterium sp. No. 7 genomic window carries:
- a CDS encoding phage tail tube protein: protein MGVDPKNVFVGAPDQKVTGAILTGPETDTIPATIDDFNPAGLLESGYVSDGGVTITPSESTTSIKDWSGAEIRRLLTEFTGDIAWAHLELNPQSARNYFGDDQVQVTAATLSKGTQMRMALGAHVQPRKSWWFKIKDGSRRALVMVPHGSVSQRGEIPLNSTAPVTLPVTLATFPDVNGNNIYIFTDNGVFAATATKTGWAVTVTGAPTGGTYSLAINGTPTAGIAHNAAAAAVAAALNALSGVTGISGITASGSAPITVTFPSAVALTGNGAGLTGGTSPGVTVA, encoded by the coding sequence ATGGGCGTTGATCCCAAGAACGTGTTCGTCGGTGCGCCCGATCAGAAGGTGACCGGCGCGATCCTCACCGGCCCCGAGACCGACACCATCCCCGCGACGATCGACGACTTCAACCCCGCCGGCCTGCTGGAGTCCGGCTACGTCAGCGACGGCGGCGTCACGATCACGCCCTCCGAGTCGACGACGTCGATCAAGGACTGGTCCGGCGCGGAGATCCGGCGCCTGCTCACCGAGTTCACCGGCGACATCGCGTGGGCGCACCTGGAGCTCAACCCCCAGTCGGCGCGCAACTACTTCGGCGACGACCAGGTGCAGGTCACTGCCGCGACGCTGTCGAAGGGCACGCAGATGCGCATGGCGCTCGGCGCGCACGTGCAGCCCCGGAAGTCCTGGTGGTTCAAGATCAAGGACGGGTCACGCCGCGCCTTGGTGATGGTCCCGCATGGCAGCGTGTCGCAGCGAGGTGAGATCCCGCTGAACTCGACGGCCCCGGTCACTCTGCCGGTCACGCTCGCGACGTTCCCGGACGTGAACGGCAACAACATCTACATCTTCACCGACAACGGTGTGTTCGCCGCGACGGCGACGAAGACCGGCTGGGCGGTGACCGTCACCGGCGCGCCGACCGGCGGCACCTACTCCCTCGCCATCAACGGCACCCCGACCGCGGGAATCGCGCACAACGCCGCCGCGGCGGCCGTCGCCGCGGCCCTCAACGCCCTGTCGGGTGTCACGGGCATCAGCGGCATCACGGCGTCCGGGTCCGCGCCGATCACGGTGACGTTCCCGAGCGCTGTCGCGCTGACCGGCAACGGTGCGGGCCTCACCGGCGGCACCAGCCCCGGCGTGACCGTCGCGTGA
- a CDS encoding phage major capsid protein: MNRKEQLLALQKAMQAIVDGAKASNRELTEAEITDLEAKTAEALELKKQIEHAEKSTATMAAVAGVVESEPEGPAADGAQAKSLGEHFAKNAGEELVAKKGVKGASVSAPEYQVKAASDTHVIGGVFSPVLTEVDRTIVQGVRPPLTIASLLGSGSISGNAISYFVEGALEGAFTTVAEAGAKPQLHVVDPTMVTDALKKIAGWIKISDEMIEDLDFVVSEINNRLLYELAKFEEAQLLNGNGSGSNIRGILQRSGIQTEARGTLVSGDTVADTIFRAITKVTTGAGLDADGLVIHPSDYQSLRLAKDDNGQYYGGGFFSGAYGNGGLSEQPNVWGLRTVITPAIAAGTVLVGAFQQSATVYRKGGVRVESTNSHASDFTSNLVTIRAEERLALAVRRPAGFVATTITPAA, from the coding sequence GTGAACCGCAAGGAACAGCTGCTCGCCCTGCAGAAGGCGATGCAGGCAATCGTGGACGGCGCGAAGGCGTCCAACCGCGAGCTCACCGAGGCTGAGATCACCGATCTCGAGGCCAAGACCGCGGAGGCGCTCGAGCTCAAGAAGCAGATCGAGCACGCCGAGAAGTCGACCGCCACCATGGCTGCCGTCGCGGGTGTCGTCGAGTCGGAGCCTGAGGGCCCCGCCGCCGACGGCGCGCAGGCGAAGTCGCTCGGCGAGCACTTCGCGAAGAACGCCGGTGAGGAGCTCGTCGCCAAGAAGGGCGTCAAGGGCGCCTCGGTCTCGGCGCCTGAGTACCAGGTCAAGGCGGCATCCGACACGCACGTGATCGGTGGAGTTTTCTCTCCGGTGCTCACCGAGGTCGACCGCACCATCGTGCAGGGCGTCCGCCCGCCGCTCACGATCGCGAGCCTGCTCGGGTCCGGGTCGATCAGCGGCAACGCGATCAGCTACTTCGTCGAGGGCGCCCTTGAGGGCGCGTTCACGACGGTCGCTGAGGCGGGCGCGAAGCCGCAGCTGCACGTCGTGGACCCGACGATGGTGACCGACGCGCTGAAGAAGATCGCGGGCTGGATCAAGATCTCCGACGAGATGATCGAGGATCTCGACTTCGTCGTGTCGGAGATCAACAACCGGCTGCTGTACGAGCTCGCGAAGTTCGAGGAGGCGCAGCTGCTCAACGGCAACGGCTCCGGCTCGAATATCCGCGGCATCCTGCAGCGGTCGGGCATCCAGACGGAGGCGCGCGGCACGCTCGTGTCGGGTGACACCGTCGCGGACACGATCTTCCGTGCCATCACGAAGGTCACCACCGGCGCAGGTCTGGACGCGGACGGACTGGTCATCCACCCGTCCGACTACCAGTCGCTGCGGCTCGCGAAGGACGACAACGGCCAGTACTACGGCGGTGGCTTCTTCTCGGGCGCGTACGGCAACGGCGGCCTGTCGGAGCAGCCGAACGTGTGGGGTCTCCGCACGGTCATCACCCCGGCGATCGCCGCCGGCACGGTGCTCGTGGGCGCGTTCCAGCAGTCCGCGACGGTGTACCGCAAGGGCGGCGTCCGTGTCGAGTCGACGAACTCGCACGCGTCGGACTTCACGTCGAACCTCGTGACGATCCGCGCGGAGGAGCGTCTCGCGCTCGCCGTGCGCCGTCCCGCGGGCTTCGTGGCGACCACCATCACGCCCGCAGCGTGA
- a CDS encoding HK97 family phage prohead protease — MKIKSLPVAFKAGPDDGLAEGEFIVYPSTFTRTPDAYGDVVAKGAFAEGIAHRRDAGIHLPGLFGHRMDDPDYFVAAAIEEDEDDHGWRVKGAFDMDAPKGAQTYRLVKSGRVRELSFAYDTLEEAQVTLDDGTKANELRKLDVFEFSFVPIGANRDTSVVAVKSATVALLDGLKAGRVLAQKHIDSLRSAQEAIGAVIAAAEADTDQEKAGGSAGAKDEGAAGVKSEGVAVSPSRRLLAINQFIQSL, encoded by the coding sequence ATGAAGATCAAGAGCCTGCCGGTAGCGTTCAAGGCGGGACCGGACGACGGCCTCGCCGAGGGCGAGTTCATCGTCTACCCCTCGACGTTCACCCGCACACCGGATGCGTACGGCGACGTCGTCGCGAAGGGTGCGTTCGCTGAGGGCATCGCCCATCGACGCGACGCCGGCATTCACCTGCCCGGCCTGTTCGGCCACCGCATGGACGACCCCGACTACTTCGTCGCCGCGGCGATCGAAGAAGACGAAGACGACCATGGGTGGCGGGTCAAGGGCGCGTTCGACATGGACGCCCCGAAGGGCGCTCAAACGTACCGGCTCGTGAAGTCCGGCCGAGTGCGCGAGCTGTCATTCGCGTACGACACGCTCGAAGAGGCGCAGGTCACCCTCGACGACGGCACGAAGGCGAACGAGCTCCGCAAGCTCGACGTGTTCGAGTTCAGCTTCGTGCCCATCGGCGCGAACCGTGACACGTCGGTCGTGGCGGTGAAGTCCGCGACCGTCGCCCTGCTCGACGGGCTCAAGGCGGGGCGTGTCCTCGCGCAGAAGCACATCGACTCCCTGCGGTCAGCGCAGGAGGCCATCGGCGCGGTCATCGCCGCGGCGGAGGCAGACACCGACCAGGAGAAGGCCGGCGGTAGCGCCGGCGCCAAGGACGAGGGCGCCGCTGGCGTCAAGTCCGAGGGCGTCGCCGTGAGCCCGTCCCGTCGACTGCTGGCGATCAACCAGTTCATCCAGTCCCTCTGA
- a CDS encoding phage portal protein: MAIRDALARLLGREATIERIEWLGPTFRNMVMGLTAEELYRTQPHLRMVLSFVARNVAHLGLHAYSRTSDTDRRRLRDEPLARLLRRPNPSMTQYELLETLASDLGLYDIAYWVVHPDVNAPSGWVIQPIPPSWVVESRGGTFFEPAKHIVQNPGGTRVEISADDMVVFHGWNPGQPKRGAAPVETLKQILAEQVQAWAYRQQVWQRGGRVGAVITRPAGAEWSEAARNRFMTAWREAWTGNDGPKAGGTPVLEDGMTISRLGFSAREDEWAEVSKVALSTVAGIYHVNPVMVGILDNANFSNTKEFRKMLYSETLGPTLARLEDRINTFVVPRIGGEHDYVEFNIAEKLQGDFEEQATILSSAVGGPWMTRNEARARQNMPAIEGLDAPIVPLNVIAGGQASPRDAGSQNRNAGMPRSKSALSVRARVKSSETYEAKADEVVRAFFARQERSVRSALGSKDAGWWDGDRWDDELGTDLFKLSLAVTEQIGRDTAADLGFDPDAGYDAARTEAFLREVAKSRASAINSTTRDQIQAILDGDGPEGVEPSDAAGHVFELAADSRSSVIALTLTTTFVAFAVVEAARQNGAGQKTWIVTSGNPRPEHAAMNGETVDIDDTFSNGAKWPGDPVLGADGVAGCTCDVEVTWG, translated from the coding sequence GTGGCTATTCGTGATGCACTCGCCCGCCTGCTCGGCCGTGAGGCCACGATCGAGCGGATCGAGTGGCTTGGCCCGACGTTCCGGAACATGGTTATGGGCCTCACCGCGGAGGAGCTGTACCGCACTCAGCCGCACCTGCGCATGGTGCTCAGCTTCGTTGCCCGCAACGTCGCGCACCTGGGCCTCCACGCGTACTCCCGCACGTCTGACACCGACCGGCGGAGGCTGCGAGACGAACCGCTCGCGCGGCTCCTGCGTCGCCCGAATCCGTCGATGACGCAGTACGAGCTGCTTGAGACGCTCGCGTCCGATCTCGGCCTGTACGACATCGCCTACTGGGTCGTGCACCCGGACGTCAACGCGCCGTCGGGATGGGTGATCCAGCCGATCCCGCCGTCGTGGGTCGTCGAGTCGAGGGGCGGGACGTTCTTCGAGCCCGCGAAGCACATCGTCCAGAACCCCGGTGGTACCCGCGTGGAGATCTCCGCGGACGACATGGTCGTGTTCCACGGGTGGAACCCGGGCCAGCCGAAGCGTGGCGCTGCGCCGGTCGAGACGCTCAAGCAGATCCTCGCCGAGCAGGTGCAGGCGTGGGCGTACCGGCAGCAGGTGTGGCAGCGCGGCGGCCGCGTCGGCGCCGTGATCACACGCCCCGCCGGCGCTGAATGGTCTGAGGCTGCACGCAACCGCTTCATGACCGCGTGGCGCGAAGCGTGGACCGGAAACGACGGCCCGAAGGCGGGCGGCACACCGGTGCTCGAAGACGGCATGACGATCAGCCGTCTCGGCTTCTCTGCCCGCGAGGACGAGTGGGCCGAAGTGTCGAAGGTCGCCCTGTCGACGGTGGCGGGGATCTACCACGTGAACCCGGTGATGGTCGGCATCCTCGACAACGCGAATTTCTCCAACACGAAGGAGTTCCGCAAGATGCTCTACTCCGAGACGCTCGGGCCCACGCTCGCCCGCCTCGAGGACCGCATCAACACGTTCGTCGTCCCTCGCATCGGTGGGGAGCACGACTACGTCGAGTTCAACATTGCGGAGAAGCTGCAGGGCGACTTCGAGGAGCAGGCGACCATCCTGTCGAGCGCCGTCGGCGGCCCGTGGATGACCCGCAACGAGGCCCGTGCACGGCAGAACATGCCGGCCATCGAAGGACTTGACGCGCCGATCGTTCCGCTCAATGTGATCGCTGGCGGTCAGGCATCGCCTCGCGACGCCGGGTCGCAGAACCGCAACGCCGGGATGCCACGGTCGAAGTCGGCGCTGTCGGTGCGCGCACGGGTGAAGTCGTCCGAGACCTACGAGGCGAAGGCTGACGAGGTCGTGCGGGCGTTCTTCGCCCGGCAGGAGCGGTCGGTGCGCTCGGCGCTCGGGTCGAAGGATGCTGGCTGGTGGGACGGTGACCGGTGGGACGACGAGCTCGGCACTGACCTGTTCAAGCTGTCGCTGGCGGTGACGGAGCAGATCGGACGCGACACGGCCGCCGACCTCGGATTCGATCCCGATGCCGGGTACGACGCCGCGCGTACCGAGGCGTTCCTCCGTGAGGTCGCGAAGTCCCGCGCGTCGGCGATCAACTCGACGACTCGTGACCAGATTCAGGCGATCCTCGACGGCGACGGGCCCGAAGGCGTTGAGCCGTCCGACGCTGCCGGGCATGTGTTCGAACTCGCCGCGGACTCCCGCTCGTCGGTGATCGCCCTGACTCTGACGACCACGTTCGTCGCGTTCGCCGTCGTCGAAGCGGCACGGCAGAACGGCGCCGGGCAGAAGACCTGGATCGTCACCTCGGGCAATCCGCGTCCCGAGCACGCCGCGATGAACGGCGAGACGGTCGACATCGACGACACCTTCTCGAATGGCGCGAAGTGGCCGGGTGATCCGGTGCTCGGCGCCGATGGCGTCGCAGGGTGCACCTGCGATGTCGAAGTGACCTGGGGCTGA
- a CDS encoding terminase large subunit domain-containing protein, producing MRDRLEELDATRSPEDDTDYLGLLPRALEWQRWLLIHALELLDVPGCVFRFRTVLLLVARQNGKSTLLTVLILWRLFQDGARMVLETHATTEHARAAWEEAVAVAEAIPELADEIAKVQEGKNSELLLLDGGERFKIATANRRGGRGFRGDLVIFDELREHQDWRAWSATSKTTMARRRAQVWGVSNAGDMSSVVLRHLRKVAIGNITGKALDGVPPEIAGQIDLDSIGLFEWSAGTVDGTEDGAPVGIWDREGWARANPSLGYTELDERAIAAAAGVDPEWEFRTEVLCQFVNMFGAGPFPNGSWAGLLDGKAARAERGVTRDTSRPACYGIDMSHDRTVVYVALAFWDTEGRIRGELVAHRAGPDWVIPWLLAPSRKVAPDHVAFQRSGAPISSMWEEFERAGIDVHPWGGSELAGWHGSVYDLIRVAAADEAPDGEIAEEFRARVRLSHGVQPLLDVAASSAQIKAIGDGWVIDRKASPHDAAPLLAFIAAVGLLLTNPKPKFVSAYEREGLLVV from the coding sequence ATGCGTGATCGGCTCGAAGAGCTCGACGCGACCCGGTCGCCGGAGGACGACACAGACTATCTGGGGCTGCTGCCGCGCGCGCTCGAATGGCAGCGGTGGCTGTTGATCCACGCGCTTGAGCTGCTGGACGTGCCGGGGTGCGTGTTCCGATTCCGGACGGTGCTGCTGCTCGTTGCGCGGCAGAACGGCAAGTCGACGCTGCTGACGGTGCTGATCCTGTGGCGTCTGTTCCAGGACGGCGCCCGGATGGTGCTGGAGACTCACGCGACGACGGAGCATGCGCGCGCGGCGTGGGAGGAAGCCGTCGCGGTCGCTGAGGCGATTCCCGAGCTCGCCGACGAGATCGCGAAGGTGCAGGAGGGGAAGAACAGCGAGCTGCTGCTGCTCGATGGCGGTGAGCGGTTCAAGATCGCGACGGCGAACCGTCGTGGCGGTCGTGGGTTCCGCGGCGATTTGGTGATCTTCGACGAGCTGCGTGAGCATCAGGACTGGCGTGCATGGTCGGCGACGTCGAAGACGACGATGGCGCGGCGGCGCGCGCAGGTGTGGGGGGTGTCGAACGCCGGCGACATGTCGTCGGTCGTGCTGCGGCATCTCCGCAAGGTCGCGATCGGCAACATCACGGGGAAGGCGCTCGACGGCGTCCCGCCTGAGATCGCTGGGCAGATCGATCTGGACAGCATCGGTCTGTTCGAGTGGTCGGCGGGGACCGTGGATGGCACGGAGGACGGCGCGCCGGTTGGCATCTGGGATCGGGAGGGTTGGGCGCGCGCGAACCCGTCGCTCGGCTACACGGAGCTCGATGAGCGTGCGATCGCCGCGGCGGCTGGTGTGGACCCGGAGTGGGAGTTCCGCACCGAGGTGCTGTGCCAGTTCGTGAACATGTTCGGCGCCGGGCCGTTCCCGAACGGGTCGTGGGCGGGGCTGCTCGACGGGAAGGCCGCGCGCGCGGAGCGCGGCGTGACCCGCGATACCTCGCGGCCGGCGTGCTACGGCATCGACATGTCGCACGATCGCACGGTCGTGTACGTGGCGCTGGCGTTCTGGGACACCGAGGGCCGGATCCGCGGGGAGCTCGTCGCGCACCGCGCTGGACCCGACTGGGTGATTCCGTGGCTGCTGGCGCCGTCGAGGAAGGTCGCACCGGACCATGTCGCGTTCCAGCGCAGTGGCGCGCCGATCTCGTCGATGTGGGAGGAGTTCGAGCGCGCGGGCATCGATGTTCACCCGTGGGGTGGGTCCGAGCTCGCTGGGTGGCACGGCAGCGTGTACGACCTGATCCGCGTGGCCGCCGCCGATGAGGCGCCGGACGGCGAGATCGCTGAGGAGTTCCGCGCGCGCGTGCGCTTGTCGCACGGCGTGCAGCCGCTGCTCGACGTTGCGGCGTCTTCGGCGCAGATCAAGGCGATCGGCGACGGCTGGGTGATCGACCGGAAGGCGTCGCCGCATGACGCCGCACCGCTGCTCGCGTTCATCGCTGCAGTCGGGCTGCTGCTGACGAACCCGAAGCCGAAGTTCGTGTCGGCGTACGAACGCGAGGGGCTCCTCGTGGTCTGA
- a CDS encoding terminase small subunit, with product MALSSDERRARDAERKRRVRAAEREAREAARLAGRTSAESAASTATRDAVEATIAAARWLTAADAASIAQARTLAKRIDLLEHADETTRALSAHRALSQVLNDLGATATKRLQYELRSRRVAPAEDGDDERESSEGGATPANVTKLERPPKRRTS from the coding sequence ATGGCGTTGAGCTCTGATGAGCGGCGTGCTCGTGACGCTGAGCGGAAGCGGCGTGTGCGGGCGGCGGAGCGTGAGGCGCGTGAGGCTGCTCGGTTGGCTGGGCGGACGTCGGCGGAGTCTGCGGCGTCGACGGCGACGCGGGATGCGGTTGAGGCGACGATCGCTGCGGCGAGGTGGTTGACGGCGGCGGATGCGGCGTCGATCGCGCAGGCGCGGACGCTCGCGAAGCGCATTGATCTGCTGGAGCACGCGGACGAGACGACGCGGGCGTTGTCGGCGCATCGTGCGTTGTCGCAGGTGCTGAACGATCTGGGGGCGACGGCGACGAAGCGGTTGCAGTACGAGTTGCGGTCGCGTCGTGTCGCGCCGGCGGAAGACGGTGATGATGAGCGGGAGTCGAGCGAAGGCGGAGCGACGCCGGCCAACGTCACGAAGCTCGAGCGCCCGCCGAAGCGCCGCACGTCCTAG
- a CDS encoding HNH endonuclease produces MTANLIHSHEYRTLRATLKAGWQALNAPCALCGQADIRYDGPKNEPGSFELDHKISRKRCIAMGRPDLILDPTNCQPSHVRCNRSKQEGDARPDLGETTEAW; encoded by the coding sequence ATGACCGCCAACCTGATCCACTCCCACGAGTACCGCACCCTCCGCGCAACCCTCAAGGCGGGCTGGCAAGCCCTCAACGCCCCGTGCGCGCTCTGCGGCCAAGCCGACATCCGCTACGACGGGCCGAAGAACGAACCCGGCAGCTTCGAACTCGACCACAAGATCAGCCGGAAACGCTGCATCGCCATGGGCCGACCCGACCTCATCCTCGACCCCACGAACTGCCAGCCCTCACACGTCCGCTGCAACCGCTCCAAGCAGGAGGGGGACGCCCGCCCCGACCTCGGCGAGACCACCGAAGCCTGGTAG
- a CDS encoding DUF4429 domain-containing protein: protein MSESIKAESLNGSIEFLGNGVVIKTKGSSKTIPLDRIQGVEFKKAGLTAGHIRLSVAGSAAPTVGGFGKVRNKAQQMQLDSDAVQFSRASKNAEFEAVADAINRALLG from the coding sequence ATGAGCGAGAGCATCAAGGCTGAGTCCCTGAATGGTTCGATCGAGTTCCTCGGGAACGGCGTCGTGATCAAGACGAAGGGGTCGTCGAAGACGATTCCGTTGGATCGTATTCAGGGGGTGGAGTTCAAGAAGGCGGGGCTCACGGCGGGGCATATCCGTCTGAGCGTGGCGGGGTCGGCGGCGCCGACGGTCGGCGGGTTCGGGAAGGTGCGGAACAAGGCGCAGCAGATGCAGCTGGATTCGGATGCGGTTCAGTTCTCGCGGGCGTCGAAGAACGCTGAGTTCGAGGCGGTCGCTGACGCGATCAATCGTGCCCTGCTGGGGTGA
- a CDS encoding XF1762 family protein — protein MTLRIVPVDLKHARDFVAVHHRHHLPPRGHKFSIGVARGTLLVGVAIIGRPRSRVIQSEGATLEVIRTATDGTRNANSMLYGAARRATFALGYDRLITYTQDGETGASLRAAGYRVIAQRPPRSGWDTPSRPRENRNDGIARTLWETVP, from the coding sequence ATGACCCTGCGCATAGTCCCGGTCGACCTGAAGCATGCGCGCGACTTCGTCGCCGTGCACCATCGTCACCACCTGCCGCCGCGCGGCCACAAGTTCAGCATCGGCGTCGCGCGCGGCACACTCCTCGTCGGCGTCGCGATCATAGGTCGCCCCCGATCCCGAGTCATCCAATCCGAGGGGGCAACGCTCGAGGTGATCCGCACTGCGACGGACGGCACCCGCAACGCCAACTCCATGCTCTACGGCGCCGCTCGGCGCGCGACGTTCGCGCTCGGCTACGACCGGCTCATCACCTACACGCAGGACGGTGAGACGGGCGCGAGCCTGCGTGCAGCTGGATACCGCGTGATCGCTCAACGCCCACCACGCTCCGGATGGGACACGCCGAGCCGTCCCCGCGAGAACCGCAATGACGGCATCGCACGCACGCTCTGGGAGACCGTCCCATGA
- a CDS encoding response regulator transcription factor, with translation MSATLTILELDVHGTPAGWRGGCRGAHCPAPVSCRDVYRRYSGDYGFRRRVDAGETPAQVIAEEIAEAAAVRERDREAARREKAQAAAAAREKTRKAEQRTRPPKREPKPQAPCPEPRATAIRDALTRLHADGRTDAEIADELDVARHTIAHARRKVGLPANRLTRETHPNLSPSPRVALHARVAELHAAGLNDLQIAEQVDKSRRAVAQIRRRLNLPAHPVPRSERAPRRERPDRLPDVVRLHGEGKTDRQIADELDITIGWAAELRRKAALPARRSVRSRWDGATLQPHGTNACHARGCRRPECIDAHRAWHRAYVARRRAEGPRQHHGTAYGYQLGCRTECPATPSCTDAMNAADTARRRAAGAPARELIDAAPVQAHMRDLMHAGLTVADIATASGLSFASTRKMIHSQGKARGIVSHVLAERAAAVLAVPLPEANP, from the coding sequence ATGAGCGCGACGTTGACGATCCTCGAGCTCGACGTGCACGGCACTCCCGCCGGGTGGCGCGGCGGATGCCGGGGCGCGCACTGCCCCGCGCCCGTGTCATGCCGTGACGTGTACCGCCGCTACTCGGGCGACTACGGATTCCGGCGCCGCGTCGACGCCGGCGAGACCCCGGCGCAGGTCATCGCCGAGGAGATCGCCGAGGCGGCCGCCGTGCGTGAGCGCGACCGGGAAGCCGCACGCCGCGAGAAGGCACAGGCCGCCGCTGCCGCACGCGAGAAGACCCGCAAGGCTGAACAGCGCACGAGACCCCCCAAGCGCGAACCGAAGCCACAGGCACCGTGTCCTGAGCCCCGCGCTACCGCGATCCGTGACGCCCTGACGCGTCTCCACGCCGACGGGCGTACCGACGCGGAGATCGCCGACGAGCTCGACGTCGCACGCCACACGATCGCGCACGCACGCCGCAAAGTCGGCCTGCCCGCCAACCGGCTCACACGCGAAACCCACCCGAACCTGAGCCCGAGTCCTCGCGTCGCGCTCCACGCGCGCGTCGCCGAACTGCACGCCGCCGGCCTCAACGATCTGCAGATCGCCGAACAGGTCGACAAGTCACGCCGAGCGGTCGCGCAGATCCGCCGCCGTCTCAACCTGCCAGCGCACCCCGTGCCGCGCAGCGAGCGTGCACCGCGGCGCGAGCGTCCCGACCGGCTCCCCGACGTCGTCCGCCTCCATGGCGAGGGGAAGACTGATCGGCAGATCGCCGACGAGCTCGACATCACGATCGGGTGGGCAGCCGAACTGCGCCGCAAAGCCGCCCTGCCCGCGCGCAGGTCCGTGCGGTCACGGTGGGACGGCGCGACGCTGCAGCCCCACGGCACGAACGCGTGCCACGCGCGCGGATGCCGGCGCCCCGAGTGCATCGACGCGCACCGGGCATGGCACCGCGCCTACGTTGCTCGCCGTCGCGCCGAAGGCCCGCGGCAGCACCACGGCACTGCGTACGGTTACCAGCTCGGATGCCGCACCGAATGCCCCGCGACGCCCTCGTGCACCGACGCGATGAACGCCGCCGACACCGCCCGCCGTCGCGCCGCAGGCGCTCCCGCCCGAGAGCTCATCGACGCGGCCCCCGTGCAAGCGCACATGCGCGACCTCATGCACGCGGGCCTCACCGTCGCCGACATCGCCACCGCATCCGGCCTCTCGTTCGCCAGCACCCGCAAGATGATCCACTCCCAGGGGAAAGCCCGCGGCATCGTCTCCCACGTGCTCGCTGAGCGCGCCGCCGCCGTCCTCGCCGTCCCCCTCCCGGAGGCCAACCCGTGA
- a CDS encoding AAA family ATPase, translated as MSDFDDVPPDDPYAPAPQQPDPAVLIEQRVIGEAMRYPHTIPELARVVSGGDFHDMRLGVIFRGIVELHAAGGPVDYLAVWDRLAAWDVRGVDLGDLSRWHDTATSGGGSYFAARVREASVRRLLADVGQRLVQGADDPGVMIARAQQDLRTITDMRSAGGAEGVVWLRDMLAVPEESDAYDWVIPDLLERQDRLMLSASEGAGKSVMLRQLAMLSAAGIHPFRFSPIDPVQVLVVDAENSARQWRRSARRLADEAAMRGRRDPRNHVALRNEPVMDITRPDDIGRIHRWIDEAKPDLVVLGPLYRMTGGSLNTDEDVQPVLKALDSLRERDVAMLIEVHAGHARSTSGERELRPRGSSALLGWPEFGLGLRRDKQREGRSPTFSLVRWRGDRDKREWPRQLVRGQVWPWEPTFG; from the coding sequence GTGAGCGACTTCGACGATGTCCCACCGGACGACCCGTACGCGCCGGCGCCGCAGCAGCCTGATCCGGCCGTGCTGATCGAGCAACGCGTCATCGGGGAAGCGATGCGCTACCCGCACACGATCCCCGAGCTCGCGCGCGTCGTTAGCGGAGGCGACTTCCACGACATGCGACTCGGCGTGATCTTTCGCGGCATCGTCGAGCTCCACGCCGCCGGCGGGCCCGTCGACTACCTCGCCGTTTGGGACCGGCTCGCCGCGTGGGATGTTCGTGGCGTCGATCTCGGCGACCTGTCGCGCTGGCACGACACCGCGACCAGCGGCGGTGGCAGTTACTTCGCCGCGCGGGTGCGGGAAGCATCGGTGCGGCGTCTGCTGGCCGACGTCGGGCAGCGGCTCGTGCAGGGCGCTGACGACCCGGGCGTGATGATCGCGCGCGCGCAGCAGGATCTCCGCACGATCACCGACATGCGCTCCGCTGGCGGCGCGGAGGGCGTCGTGTGGCTGCGGGACATGCTCGCCGTGCCAGAGGAGAGCGACGCGTACGACTGGGTGATTCCCGACCTGCTGGAGCGGCAAGACCGGCTCATGCTGTCCGCGTCCGAGGGGGCGGGTAAGAGCGTGATGCTGCGTCAGCTGGCGATGCTCAGCGCGGCGGGGATTCACCCGTTCCGGTTCTCGCCGATCGATCCGGTCCAGGTGCTCGTCGTCGACGCCGAGAACAGCGCACGGCAGTGGCGGCGGTCGGCGCGCCGTCTCGCCGATGAGGCCGCAATGCGCGGCCGCCGCGACCCCCGCAACCACGTCGCGCTGCGCAACGAACCTGTGATGGACATCACCCGTCCCGACGACATCGGCCGCATCCACAGATGGATCGACGAGGCCAAGCCCGATCTGGTCGTCCTCGGCCCGCTGTACCGCATGACAGGCGGGTCGCTGAACACTGACGAGGACGTGCAGCCGGTGCTGAAGGCGCTCGACAGTCTCCGCGAGCGGGACGTCGCGATGCTCATCGAGGTGCATGCCGGTCATGCCCGCTCGACGTCGGGAGAGCGAGAGCTGCGTCCCCGTGGCTCGTCGGCGCTGCTCGGCTGGCCGGAGTTCGGTCTGGGGCTGAGGAGGGACAAGCAGAGGGAGGGCCGGTCGCCGACGTTCTCGCTCGTGCGGTGGCGTGGCGACAGAGACAAGCGGGAGTGGCCCAGGCAGCTCGTGCGCGGGCAGGTCTGGCCGTGGGAACCGACGTTCGGATGA